Part of the Sinorhizobium sp. BG8 genome, CCGCCTCATCGGGGCCTTGCTGATCGGCAACAATCTCGCCAACATCCTGGCATCCTCGCTCGCAACGAGCCTCTTCCTGCAACTATTCGGCGATTCCGGCGTCGCGATCGCGACCCTCGTGATGACCGTCATTCTCGTGATCTTTTCGGAAGTGCTGCCGAAGAGCTGGGCGATCGCCTCTCCGGACCGCTTCGCCCTCGCCGTATCGCGGATGGTGCGCGCATTCGTCGCCCTCGTCGGACCGCTCTCGACAGGGGTCAACGCCATCGTTCGCTTCCTGCTCGGTCTATTCGGCGTAACGCTCTCCAATGACGTTCCCATGCTTTCCGCGAGCGACGAGCTTCGCGGGGCCGTCGATCTGCTTCACCGCGAAGGATCGGTGGTCAAGGCCGACCGGGATCGCCTTGGCGGCGTTCTTGACCTCGGTGAACTCGAGGTCTCGGACATCATGATCCACCGCACGTCCATGCGCGGGATCAATGCCGACGACCCGCCCGAGGTCGTCGTGAGAGCAGTCCTGGAAAGTCCCTATACGCGGATGCCCCTCTGGCGCGGCGCGACCGACAACATCGTCGGGGTCGTCCACGCCAAGGATCTGCTGCGCGCGCTGGCGGAACCGGACGCCGAGCCGGGAAACATCGATATCACCAGGATCGCCCAGAAGCCCTGGTTCGTCCCGGACACCACCAACCTGAAGGAACAGCTCAACGCCTTCCTTCGCCGCAAGGCACATTTCGCCGTCGTCGTCGACGAATACGGCGAGGTGCAGGGGTGGTCACGCTCGAGGACATCCTGGAGGAAATCGTCGGCGATATCTCGGACGAGCACGACATCGACATGCAGGGCGTGAGGCAGGAAGCCGACGGCTCGATCGTCGTGGACGGCAACGTGCCGATTCGCGATCTCAACCGGGCGCTTGACTGGCAACTGCCCGATGAGGAGGCGACGACGATCGCCGGACTGGTGATCCACGAATCGAAGTCGATTCCGGAGGAACGCCAGGCCTTCACCTTCTATGGCAAGCGCTTCATCGTCATGAAGCGGGTGAAGAACCGCATCACCAAACTGAGAATCCGGCCCGCCGAAGAAGGACCGCCCTCGGTCCCCTAAGCTTCCTCAAGACATCTGCATCGCCCGTCCTCAGCGCGCGCCGGGCTCTCCCGGCGCTGCTGCCTCGATCGCGAGGGCATGCAGGCCCGCATTGAATTCGTCCTTCAGAAGCTCGTTCACCACGCGGTGCCTTGCGACCCGCCCCATCCCGGAAAATGCGGCGGAAACGATGCGCACCCGCATGTGGGTTTCGCCCGCGCCGGAGAAATCCGGTTGGTGCCCGGCATGAAGGTGGCTTTCGTTCACGACTTCGAGGCGCTCTGGCGAAAGGGCTTCCGACAACCTATCTTCTATCCGTGATTTCACAGTCATCGGTATGCCTTTCGGGCCCGGGGCTTGCCCTCGGGCTGAGTAAAATACTCCCAGAAAGCCAGCAACATTCCGCTTTGTCAATTCTTGTTGTGCCCCTCCACGGAGCCCATAATCAGGCCCATGAAACTTGATTCAAAATACTTCGATGGCATCCGGACCCGCCGCCGGGTGGAGCGCCCCGAGCCCATGGCACCCACGTGCCAGTGGGACGGGTGCGAGGAGAACGGCGTTCATCGCGCGCCGGTCGGCCGCAATGCGGAGGGCCAGTTTTTCCTCTTCTGCTTCGAGCACGTGAAGGAATACAACAAGGGCTACAACTACTTCTCCGGCCTTTCGGACAACGAGATCGCCCGCTACCAGAAGGAAGCGATCACCGGGCACCGCCCGACCTGGACGATCGGCGTCAACAAGGCGGCCAAGAACGGTCCCGCCCAGGGACACGTGCGTTCGGGCACGGCAGGCGCCAACCAGCGCATCCGCGATCCCTTCGGGTTCGTTGACCAGAGCCGGGCTCGCGGACCACGGCTGGAACCTCGCACCCGCAAGCTGAAGACCCTGGAAGCCAAGGCCTTCGACACGCTCGGCCTGCACGCGAACGCCACGGCGCAGGACGTCAAGAGCGCCTACAAGAGCCTTGTAAAAAAGCATCATCCCGATGCAAACGGCGGAGACAGGGGTTCGGAAGAACGTTTTCGCGCCGTTATTCAAGCATATCAATTGTTAAAGCAGGCCGGCTTCTGCTAGAGCAGGCGGAGCAGCCAACAGGATTTGAGGCGGGCGCGCGGATGGCGTCCGCTGCGGAGACATGATGACCAAGATGGATCTCGATATTTCCAACCTCCCGGACACCACGGTTTCGGTGCGGGAGGTTTTCGGCATTGACACGGACATTCGGGTGCCGGCCTATTCCAAGCCGGACGCCTATGTGCCCGAACTGGATCCGGACTATCTGTTCGATCGCGACACGACGCTCGCGATCCTGGCCGGTTTTGCCCACAATCGCCGCGTCATGGTGTCCGGCTATCACGGCACCGGCAAGTCGACCCACATCGAGCAGGTCGCCGCGCGTCTGAACTGGCCCTGCGTGCGCGTCAACCTCGACAGCCATGTCAGCCGTATCGATCTGGTCGGCAAGGATGCGATCGTCGTCAAGGACGGGCTCCAGGTCACCGAATTCAAGGACGGCATCCTGCCCTGGGCCTACCAGCACAATGTCGCGCTCGTGTTCGACGAGTATGACGCCGGTCGCCCGGACGTGATGTTCGTGATCCAGCGCGTGCTGGAATCGTCCGGCCGCCTGACGCTTCTCGACCAGAGCCGCGTGATCCGCCCCCATCCCGCCTTCCGCCTGTTTGCGACGGCGAACACTGTCGGCCTCGGCGACACGACGGGCCTCTATCACGGCACCCAGCAGATCAACCAGGCACAGATGGACCGCTGGTCGATCGTCACCGCCCTCAACTACCTGCCGCACGACAACGAGGTGAACATCGTCGCCGCCAAGGTGAAGTCGCTCGCTGGCAGGAAGGATGGACGTGAGACGATCTCGCGGATGGTCCGCGTCGCCGACCTGACCCGCGCCGCCTTCATCAACGGCGACCTTTCCACCGTCATGAGCCCGCGTACGGTCATCACCTGGGCGGAGAACGCCGAGATCTTCGGTGACATTGCGTTCGCATTCCGCGTCACCTTCCTCAACAAGTGTGACGAACTCGAAAGGGCACTCGTTGCCGAGCAGTACCAGCGCGCGTTCGGCGTCGAGCTGAAGGAAAGCGCGGCGAACATCGTGCTGGAGGCGACGGCCTGAGAGCCGGAGAGAATGCATGGCTGCTCGCGGTGACAATATCAGGCCAAGACCCGGCGCGCCGGTTGACGTGGAGCCCTTCCGCAGGGCTCTGACGGGGTGCGTGCGCGCGGTTGCGGGAGATCCGGAAGTCGAGGTCGTCTTCGCAAACGAGCGACCGGGACTGACGGGCGAGCGCATCCGGCTGCCGGAGATTTCCAAGCGGCCGACGCGCGAGGAACTGGCGGTGACCCGCGGCCTCGGCGATTCGATGGCGCTTCGCAAGGCCTGCCACAATGCCCGCGTCCACGCGACCATGTCGCCCCAGGGTGCCGACGCACGCGCCATCTTCGACGCCGTCGAGCAGGCCCGCGTCGAGGCGATCGGCGCGACAAGGATGGCCGGCATGGCCTCCAACCTCAGCTCGATGCTCTCTGAAAAATACGCCAAGGCGAACTTCGGCGCGATCACGCGGCAAGCGGATGCGCCGCTCGAGGAAGCAGTCGCGCTGATCGTTCGCGAGAAGCTGACCGGCGAAAGGCCACCGTCCTCCGCCGGCAAGGTGCTCGACCTCTGGCGCGAGTTCATCGAGGAGAAAGCCGCCACCGACATGGAGGGGCTTTCCGCCGCCATGAACGACCAGCAGGCCTTTGCCCGGGTCGTACGCAAGATGCTCTCGTCGATGAACGTCGCCGAGCAGTATGGCGAGGACGAGACCGAACCGGACGACCAGGACACCGAGACGGACGAGGACCAGCCGCGCAGCAACGAGGAGGACGACAGCACCTCCGAGGAGGAAGCCGGCGACGATACGGCACCCGCCGAAGAGAACGAGACCTCCCAGGAGGAAATGGACGAAGGCGAGATGGATGGCGCGGAGATATCCGACGACGATCTCACCGACGACGACAGCGATGATTCCGAGACGCCCGGCGAAGTGCGGCGCCCGAACAATCCCTTCACGGATTTCAACGACAAGGTCGACTATTCCGTCTTCACCGAAGAGTTCGACGAGACGATCATGGCCGAGGAGCTCTGCGACGAAGCAGAGCTGGACCGGTTGCGAGCGTTCCTCGACAAGCAGCTCGCCCATCTGCAGGGCGCTGTCGGCCGGCTTGCGAACCGCCTGCAGCGCCGCCTGATGGCGCAACAGAACCGGTCCTGGGAGTTCGACCTCGAGGAAGGCTACCTCGACAGCGCGCGCCTGCAACGCATCATCATCGACCCGATGCAGCCGCTTTCGTTCAAGCGCGAGAAGGATACGAACTTCCGCGACACGGTCGTCACGCTGCTGATCGACAATTCCGGCTCGATGCGCGGCAGGCCGATCACGGTTGCCGCCACCTGCGCCGACATCCTTGCCCGCACGCTCGAGCGGTGCGGCGTCAAGGTCGAGATCCTGGGCTTCACCACGAAGGCCTGGAAGGGCGGACAATCGCGCGAGACCTGGCTCGCGAGCGGCAAGCCGCAGACACCGGGCCGGCTCAACGACCTGCGCCACATCATATACAAATCCGCCGACGCGCCCTGGCGGCGGGCCCGGCGCAATCTTGGCCTGATGATGCGCGAGGGATTGCTCAAGGAGAACATCGACGGTGAGGCGCTGATCTGGGCGCACAACCGGCTCCTCGGACGCCCGGAGCAGCGTCGGATCCTGATGATGATCTCCGACGGGGCCCCGGTCGACGACTCGACTCTTTCCGTCAATCCCGGCAACTACCTTGAACGGCACCTTCGCGCCGTCATCGAGCAGATCGAGACACGTTCCCCCGTCGAACTGCTGGCGATCGGCATCGGGCACGACGTGACGCGCTACTACCGCCGCGCTGTGACGATCGTCGACGCCGACGAACTTGCGGGCGCCATGACCGAACAGCTTGCATCGCTCTTCGCGGACGAAAGCATGAGCCCGAGAGCAGGACGAACCCGGCGTGCAAGCTGATCCGCATTCCCACGGCGAGCAGCGATTGCGCAGATCCTGCAGGCGCAGGTCAGCGTCGAAGCTGCTTACGGCAGTTGCGGCGGTCGCCACCCTCGCCCTGTCCTGTTCCGGTATCGCCCGCGCGGGTCCGATCGACGTTCCTGTCGACAGCAGGACGATCACCGCATTCGCGATCGGCTCCCCTGCCCGCGTCTTCGACAAGCTCGAATTCGTCGGTGGCATCACCTATTCCTCGAACAACGCGCTGCTTGGTGCTGTCTCCTCGATCCGGTTCCGTCCGGACGGCACGCACTTCGTCGCGGTTCTCGACACCGGCCACTGGCTGACGGGGCGCATTGAGCGCGACGAAGGCGGAGCGCTCTCGGGTCTCGCGGACGTGCGGATTTCTCCCATGCTCGATGCGAAAGGCCAGGAGTCCAAGGTCAAGTACGAAGTGGACGCGGAAGGGCTTGCGCTCGCCGAGGGCAAGGCGCTGGTGAGCTACGAGCAGTTTCACCGCATCATGGCCTATCCGGACCCGGGCTTCGAGACGTCCGGGCCGAGCGGTTTACTGCCATTGCCGTATCCAACGCGGGAGCTGCGAAGCAACAGGGGTTTCGAGACGCTTGCCATGTCGCCCGAGCATGGACCGCTAGGCGCCGTCCCCGTAATCGTCGCCGAACGCAGCCTCGACGATGCCGGCAACATGCTGGCCGCCATCCTCGACGGCCCGATGCAGGGCAAGTTCAGCGTCGTTCGCCACGATCCCTACGACGTCACCGATGGCGCGTTCCTGCCAAACGGCGACCTGCTGCTCCTCGAGCGGCGGTTCCGGCTTTCGGACGGCGTCGGAATGCGCATCCGCAGGATCGCCGCCGATGACATCAAGCCGGGCGCCGTGGTCGACGGAGAAGTGTTGCTCGACGCCGACATGAGCCACCAGATCGACAACATGGAAGGCATGGACATCGTTGCCATGCCCGACGGCGACGTGCACATCATCGTGGTGTCCGACGACAACCACTCGATCCTGCAGCGCAACCTGATGCTGGAATTCCGCTTCGCCGGCCTCGACTGACGTCGGTCAGGCTGAAAGCGCCCTGAGCTTCACCGCCGCCCGGCCCACATCCTCCAGCCAATGGTCTCGGATACCCATTTCTCGCAGGTGGTCGAGCGTGCTGGTGACATAGTCGATGTTCGCACCGGACCTGCCTGTCGCACGGCTGACGGTCTCGGCCGCCTCCTCTATGCCGAGCGATCCCGCATACTGCTGGTGCTCGCGGTCGATGACATAGGTCACCGCCGTGACCCTGCGTCCATCGGCAAGCGAGGCCAGCAGATTGCGCTCCTTGTAGACGTGGGTGACGAGTTCGCGCTCGCGCAGATAGTCGACGACGGCCGCGCTTCGCTCCGGCAGGACACGGAAAGCCATTCCCCTGCACGACCCGCCCCTGTCCAGGCCGAGGACGAGGCCGGGGCTTTCCTGCGTGCCCCGATGCACCCAGGAGCGCACGCAGAGCGAGCGCCTGAAACCGTAGAGATGGGCCTGCTGCCGTTCCTCGAATTCGAACCCCGGATTCCACATCAGGGATCCGTAGCCAAACACCCAAAATTCGTCCATATCCACGCCGCTTACCTCGAAGACCGAAAAGCTGCCGCATTTCCGGTCATTCTCCGGAGCACAGGCAAATCAAGCGCCCACCATTGGAGAACATCATGGCATCGTCAAGCCACGCCGTTCAGCGAGGCAGCGCCCGTAAGATACGGGCCCTCGCGATTGGCGTGCTCCTCTTCGTTGTGCTCTATTGCGCGGCCTGGTTTTATGGCGCGAACCGGCTCTCGACCTTCCTCGGTGACCGCATGAGCGCACTGGACAACGGTCGTTTCTCGGTGTCCTGCCAGGATCTCGACGTCCGCGGCTTTCCCTTCCGCGTCGGCGTTTTCTGCAATTCGGTCGACATCGACGACAGGACGTCCGGTACTTCCGCGACCCTTGGCGCGCTGCGATCGGCGGCGCAGGTCTACAGGCCCGGGCATGCGGTCGTGGAGGTCGACGGGCCTGCGCAGATCCGCGTCTCGCCCGATCTTTCGCTCACGGCCGACTGGGCGCTCCTGCGCGCAAGCGGCGTCGCATGGCGGGATGGATTGCAGCGCGCATCGCTTGCCTATGACGAAATGAAGGGCAAGCTCAGCGCACCTTCGGCAGGCGGATCGGCGCGCTTCGTCATTCGCCACGGCGAGATGCATATGCGCCAGAATGGCGAGGCGCTCGACGTGGCCCTGTCGGTCAACGGCCTGTCCCTCGAACTCGAGGGCAGCATGCTTCCCGTGGTCGACGTTGCGGCCGACGCGACGCTCGACGGGGCAAGCTCCTGGATTTCCAGCGAGGGGATGCCACCGAACGCCCCCCGCGGCCTGAAGGGCGCTCTCCACGGCGTCTCGCTCGACTTCGGCGATGGGCACACCGCATCGCTCTCGGGACCGTTCTCGATCGACGACGACGGCGAGCTTTCAGGAAATTTCGATCTCGTCATCCACGGCATCGACGTCTGGAGGGATTCAGTCTCGCGCTCCTTCCCCGAAATGGCGGGAACGACATCAGGCATAGCGGAAATGATCAAGGGACTCTCGGAGGACGGGCAGAATGCGACGGTGAAGCTCACCGTCAACAAGGGAACCGTCTATCTGGGCGTGATCCCGATCGCCTTCCTGGAGAGCTTCTGACGATCTGTTGCCGGAAATCGCTTCGGCAAGCGGCCGTGCAGAGGGACTGTATCAGCCCTTGGACGGATCGGCGGGACGGCCGAAGTTCGGCGCCGCCGTATCCTGCCCCGCATCGATGATCGACCGGCGGATCGCGCGGGTGCGGGTGAAGAGGTCGAAGAGCTTCTCGCCATCGCCCCAGCGGATCGCGCGCTGCAGATAGGCGAGATCCTCGGAGAAGCGGGCGAGCATCTCCAGAATTGCCTCCTTGTTGTGAAGGCAAACGTCCCGCCACATGGTCGGGTCGGAGGCGGCGAGACGGGTGAAGTCGCGGAAGCCGGACGCCGAATACTTGATGACTTCCGACTCCGTCACCGTCTCCAGGTCGTCGGCGGTGCCGACGATGTTGTAGGCGATGATGTGGGGCAGGTGCGAGACGATGGCCAGCACCTTGTCGTGGTGGGCGGTATCCATCTCGTCCACTTTCGAGCCCAGCGTCTCCCAGAACGTGGTGAGCTTCTTCTTGGCCGCCTTGTCGGTGCCCGGTACAGGCGTGAGAATGCACCAGCGGCCGCGAAACAGCTCCGGAAAGCCCGCGTCCGGCCCCGAGTGCTCCGTGCCGGCCAGCGGATGGCCGGGAATGAAGTGCACGTTCTTCGGCATGTGCGGCAGCATCTGCGCCACGACCGACGCCTTGGTCGATCCGACGTCCGTGACGATGGCGCCCGGCTTCAGGTGGGGTGCGATCTCGCGAGCGACGTCGCCGGACGCACCGACGGGGACGGACACGATGACCAGATCCGCGTCCTGCACGGCTTCTCCAGCGTCGAGCGTGTAATCCGTGCCGAGCTCGAGTTCCCTTGCGCGATCGAGCGTCTTCTGGCTGCGCGTGGACACGGTCACGGAACCGGCGATCCCGAGGTTCTTGACGGCGCGGGCGATCGATGAGCCGATCAGGCCGATGCCGATCAGGGTGATTTTGTCGAATTGACGATCTGACATGCCGCGCGTTCCATGATGAATAGTCGCCGCCGGGTCCGCTTCAAACATGTACGGCACCCGGTCGTTCCCGGAGGTTTCAGCAGCACTTACCGGTGAAGCTGTGGATTGTCGAGGCCCTGGGTCGGTGCCGCCGACTTGGCATGCTTGCGCGTGGTGGGGACGCCGTGACCTGCAAGGACCGGAACGAAGACGCGCCGAGATGCCCTGACCGCGACCGGCAGGCCCTGATAGAGGCGCTTCTGTGCCTCGACGACGATGACGCCCGCGAACATCGGCCAGAGCATCCGCCCGAGCCGCTCGAATATGCCGCGCAGCTTGAGCACGCTCCTGAGTTTCGAAGGCGGGAAGAACAGAGCGTCCGCATAGGCGCCGGGCGTGAAGTTTGTTTCCCGCAGGAGTGCGGTGAGCTGCCGCCTGGAATAGGGCCGTCCCGATCCGAACGGTGTGTGCTCCATTCGTGCCCACACGCCGCGACGGTTCGGGACCACGATGACGAGGCGACCACCGGGCGCCAGCACCCGCCAGAGCTCCTTCATGGTTTCCCGCGGGTTTTCCGCATATTCCAGCGAATGTACCATGAGGATGCGGTCTATCGATGCATCCGGCAGCGGCAGTTCCTCGTCGAAGACCAGCGCCGTGGACGACAGCTCGCCCGGCGGCCAGTTCACCGCGCCCTGGCCGGCCGGCATGAAGGCAAACGTCCGCTCTGTATCCTCGCGAAAGCGCTCGAGATAGGGGATCGCATAGCCGAGGCCGATCAGCCGCTCTTCCGGGAGACGGGCCCAGATCGAGGAGAGCGCCATCGTGATCGAATGGCTCGCAAGTCGCCCGAGCTGTGAATGATAGAATTCGCGGAGATCGACAATATCGGCGTGCATGGGTGTGATGTTAGCGATGGGCGGATGGACTTCAAGGCCGGAACCCTTACATTCCCGCCGAACGAAAGAAACTGAAGGGAGATCCGACCATGGCCGCGCTTGAGATCGAGCTGTTCAACTGCCGCAGTGACAATTTCGGCGTGCTGTTGCACGATCCGGTGACAGGCGCAACGGCGAGTATCGATGCGCCCGAGGAGAAGCCGATACTCGACGCGCTTGCCCAGCGCGGGTGGCACCTGAGCCACATCCTGACTACCCATCATCACGGCGATCACGTTGAGGCAAACCTCGCGCTGAAGGAGCGCTTCGGCGTCACGATCATCGGCCCGGCCCGGGAATCGCCGCGCATTCCGGGCATCGACCGCGGCGTCGACGAAGGAGACAGCTTCGATTTCGCCGGCCATCCGGTGGAGGTGATCTCGACACCGGGCCATACGGCCGGTCACATCTGCTTTCATTTTCCCGAGGACAACCTGCTGTTTGCGGCCGATACGCTCTTTGCGCTCGGCTGCGGGCGTCTTTTCGAGGGAACGCCCGCCGAGATGTGGAACTCGCTCTCGAAGCTCGCACGCCTGCCCGAGGAAACCGAGGTCTACTTCGGCCATGAATATACCCTCTCCAACGCCCGCTTCGCGGTGACAGTCGATCCGGAAAACGCCGAACTCGCTCAGCGCGCCGCGGAGATCGAGAAGCTGCGTGCGGCGGGCAGGCCCACGGCACCGACGACGATCGGGCTCGAGAAGAGAACCAATCCGTTCCTGCGCGCCGCCGATCCCGCGATCCGCAAGCACCTCGGGATAGAGACGGCAAGCGACGCGGAAGTTTTCGGCGAGATCCGCGCCCGCAAGGATCGCTTCTGATGACTCCGGCCGAGATCATCGAGGCGCTGGGCATGCAGCGACATCCTGAAGGCGGCTCGTACGTTCAGACGTTCCGCGACGCAGCCGGAGGATCGCGCGGTCACTCCACCGCGATCTACTACCTTCTCGAGAAGGGCGAGCGCTCCCACTGGCATCGGGTGCGGGATGCCGCCGAGGTCTGGCACTACTATGCCGGTGGGCCACTGGCGCTTTCGATTTCCGAGGACGGCATCACGGCGGAAACGAAGACGCTCGGCCCCGACCTTGCCGCGGGCGAGCGCCCCCAGATGCTGGTTCCCGCCAACTGGTGGCAGTCGGCCGAACCGCTCGGCGAATGGACCCTCGTCGGATGCACGGTCGCGCCGGGGTTCGACTTCGCTTCATTCGAGATGGCGGAACCGGGCTGGGAGCCCGGCCCGACCTGCTGAGGGCAGAGCGCGGCTTTTGCCCGGATCGGTGCGTCAGGCGCCTTCTGCGGCCCGTTGCCGGCCCCGTCGGAAGATCATTTCGTTGGCGGCGAGCACGGCGCCTCCCGTCACGAGCAAGCACGCCGCCGCAATGCGCCACGAGGGTTCCGCGAAGCCCGCGAGAATGAGGATCAGGGTCGACAGAAGCGGTGCTGCATAGCTTGCAGCTCCGAGGATCTGGATGTCACCATTCTTGACCCCGAAATCCCAGGCGTAGAAAGCGGCTCCGACAGGCAGCAGGCCGAGACCCAGTACGGCGAGCCACTCGAAAGCGGACCCGGGCCAGACGGTCGTCTCGAGCCCAAGATGGCAGAAAAGCGACAGCACCGATGTGACAAGGCAAAAGCCGGTAACGACATCGGTGGATACCGCCTCGAATCGGCGCGTGAGCAGCGAATAGCCCGACCACGTGAAGGCACAGAGGAACGCTGCTCCATAACCGATCGCATACTCACCATCGAAGGCGACGCCGTTGCGCCCGACGATCAGCACCGTGCCCGCAAGGCCCGCAAGCGCTCCGGCGATGTGATACCAGCGCAACCGCTCTCCGGGCAGGAGCGCCGAGCCAACGACGATCAACAGCGGCCAGAGATAGGCGATCAGCCCCGCCTCAACCGCCGGAGCGTTCCGGAGCGCGGTGAAATAAAGGAAGTGATAGCCGAAAAGGCCGGCGATACCGACGATCCAGACCTTGGCCGGCTGCCGGAGCAAGGCCAGTCGTTGCGGTCTTGCTGCGAGCACCAGGATACCGGGGATGCTGCCGATGAAGAAGCAGATCGCCGAAAGCTGGAACGGCGGCATCTTGCCCGACGCGGCCGTGAAAAGGGCAAGCAGGGACCACATGAGAATTGCGGAAAAGCCGATCAGCGTCGCGCGAAATTTCACGTTCGATCATCCTCGAAAGGGAAGGGAGAACTAGCCGCCGAAGCGGGTGGCCGATACGGTCACCGGCCCGTATTTGGTAGGAATACGCACGAAGACGGGAGCGTAGACATTGGCGGTGTCCGCTTTGGCGAACCAGATTTCCATGGTCTTCAACTGACGCAGATACTCCACATCGAGGCGCCCCTTGCGGTAGCCGGACTTCGGCACGAAACGAATGCCGCAGACGATGACCTCGCCCTCGAAGCCCTTGGTCGAGAAGGATCGCGTGCCCTTCGCCACAAGCTTGATGTCCATCCGCGACTCGCCGTCGAAGATCGGCAGCGTCTTGGGGCAGACCCGCGTGCCCGCCGGAATGATCAGTCCCGAGATAGGATCAAGGACGGAGCGCATGTCACTCTTCGTCACCGGCACCCAGTTCTTCGTGCGCCTGCGTTGGGGCTGCATCTGGGCCGAAACGACATTGCCGTTGTCGAAGGTTACATCGATCTTGCGACCTCGCTTGCCGCTCTGGTAGACGACGGAATAGGTCTGCGCGCGCAGCTTGTCGCGGGCAATCGTGCCGGAAACGGAAGTTGTTCCGCGCGTGCTCGAAAGAATGTCTGCGAGGCCGGCCGAACTCATCCGGCCATGGATGGAATAGCGACTTCCGGAGAACTCGGATCGGAATGTTGCGACAGCGACCGGCAGGCCCGCGAGCCTTATGCTGTAATCGGTAACGTGCTCGACTTCGGCAGCGAACGCCGGAACACTGCCGCCCGACAGCATGAGCGGCATTGCGACGGCTGCAATCCAACTCCGCCAGTTCATTCGCACCACGCTCCTCTGCACGCCTTGGCGTATAAATTCATTGAGGCGATTATACGCCGTTTGCGCGGGGCGACAGCAGGTAATCTCGAGCCGCCCGCACGCGTCGCGCGCTCCGCGCACGACTTGTCTTTTGGCCGCAAATCAGCGCATTTTGCAACAGAATTCCCGTCAGGCCCAAGGTTTGGCTTGACGTGCCTGCGCGGTATGACTATAGAACCGCAACTTTCCAATAAGGCCAGACGGACTGCGGCCGGGCACGGCACTGGAATCGTATTGTCCGAAACCGAAGAAGAATAGGTGTATCCATGTCCCGTAGTTGCGAATTGACCGGCAAGGGCGTCCAGTCGGGCAACAATGTGAGCCACGCAAACAACAAGACCAAGCGTAGGTTCCTGCCGAACCTCTGCAATGTCACGTTGATCTCCGACTCGCTCGGCCAGCGTTTCCGTCTTCGCGTTTCTGCGGCTGCACTGCGTTCCGTTGAACATCGCGGCGGTCTCGATGCCTTCCTGCTGAAGGCAAACGAGAACGAACTGTCGATGCGCGCACGTCTGCTGCGTCGCCAGATCGTCAAGAAGACGGCTGCTGCCGCCTGATTTCAGGCCGGTAACCACTATAACAGCTTGAAGGCTTGACCGGACCGCCGGTCAGGCCTTTTGGTTTGTTCTATCGATTATCACTCCAACTGGTGGCATCACCCAGGATAAAAAAATGCAGGCGAACCGCATTACGTTTTTCTACGTCCTCCTGATGACGCTCGTCGTCGTCTCCTCCAATATCCTCGTCCAGTATCCGCTTTCCGGAACCCTTTTCGGCATAAGCCTGGGCGATCTGCTGACCTATGGCGCCTTCACCTATCCGGTCGCCTTCCTGGTCACCGACCTCACGAACCGTCAGTTCGGACCGAAGATCGCCCGTCGCGTCGTGGTGGCCGGCTTCGCCGTCGCTGTCCTCTTCTCCTTCGCGGTCGCGTCGCCGCGTATCGCGATTGCCTCGGGCTCGGCCTTCCTGGCGGGCCAGCTCCTCGACATCTCCGTGTTCAACAAGCTCCGCCGACAGACCTGGTGGCGGGCACCG contains:
- a CDS encoding J domain-containing protein, giving the protein MRPMKLDSKYFDGIRTRRRVERPEPMAPTCQWDGCEENGVHRAPVGRNAEGQFFLFCFEHVKEYNKGYNYFSGLSDNEIARYQKEAITGHRPTWTIGVNKAAKNGPAQGHVRSGTAGANQRIRDPFGFVDQSRARGPRLEPRTRKLKTLEAKAFDTLGLHANATAQDVKSAYKSLVKKHHPDANGGDRGSEERFRAVIQAYQLLKQAGFC
- the cobT gene encoding cobaltochelatase subunit CobT, with the translated sequence MAARGDNIRPRPGAPVDVEPFRRALTGCVRAVAGDPEVEVVFANERPGLTGERIRLPEISKRPTREELAVTRGLGDSMALRKACHNARVHATMSPQGADARAIFDAVEQARVEAIGATRMAGMASNLSSMLSEKYAKANFGAITRQADAPLEEAVALIVREKLTGERPPSSAGKVLDLWREFIEEKAATDMEGLSAAMNDQQAFARVVRKMLSSMNVAEQYGEDETEPDDQDTETDEDQPRSNEEDDSTSEEEAGDDTAPAEENETSQEEMDEGEMDGAEISDDDLTDDDSDDSETPGEVRRPNNPFTDFNDKVDYSVFTEEFDETIMAEELCDEAELDRLRAFLDKQLAHLQGAVGRLANRLQRRLMAQQNRSWEFDLEEGYLDSARLQRIIIDPMQPLSFKREKDTNFRDTVVTLLIDNSGSMRGRPITVAATCADILARTLERCGVKVEILGFTTKAWKGGQSRETWLASGKPQTPGRLNDLRHIIYKSADAPWRRARRNLGLMMREGLLKENIDGEALIWAHNRLLGRPEQRRILMMISDGAPVDDSTLSVNPGNYLERHLRAVIEQIETRSPVELLAIGIGHDVTRYYRRAVTIVDADELAGAMTEQLASLFADESMSPRAGRTRRAS
- a CDS encoding BolA family protein, coding for MTVKSRIEDRLSEALSPERLEVVNESHLHAGHQPDFSGAGETHMRVRIVSAAFSGMGRVARHRVVNELLKDEFNAGLHALAIEAAAPGEPGAR
- a CDS encoding gamma-glutamylcyclotransferase gives rise to the protein MDEFWVFGYGSLMWNPGFEFEERQQAHLYGFRRSLCVRSWVHRGTQESPGLVLGLDRGGSCRGMAFRVLPERSAAVVDYLRERELVTHVYKERNLLASLADGRRVTAVTYVIDREHQQYAGSLGIEEAAETVSRATGRSGANIDYVTSTLDHLREMGIRDHWLEDVGRAAVKLRALSA
- the cobS gene encoding cobaltochelatase subunit CobS, with the protein product MTKMDLDISNLPDTTVSVREVFGIDTDIRVPAYSKPDAYVPELDPDYLFDRDTTLAILAGFAHNRRVMVSGYHGTGKSTHIEQVAARLNWPCVRVNLDSHVSRIDLVGKDAIVVKDGLQVTEFKDGILPWAYQHNVALVFDEYDAGRPDVMFVIQRVLESSGRLTLLDQSRVIRPHPAFRLFATANTVGLGDTTGLYHGTQQINQAQMDRWSIVTALNYLPHDNEVNIVAAKVKSLAGRKDGRETISRMVRVADLTRAAFINGDLSTVMSPRTVITWAENAEIFGDIAFAFRVTFLNKCDELERALVAEQYQRAFGVELKESAANIVLEATA
- a CDS encoding esterase-like activity of phytase family protein produces the protein MSCSGIARAGPIDVPVDSRTITAFAIGSPARVFDKLEFVGGITYSSNNALLGAVSSIRFRPDGTHFVAVLDTGHWLTGRIERDEGGALSGLADVRISPMLDAKGQESKVKYEVDAEGLALAEGKALVSYEQFHRIMAYPDPGFETSGPSGLLPLPYPTRELRSNRGFETLAMSPEHGPLGAVPVIVAERSLDDAGNMLAAILDGPMQGKFSVVRHDPYDVTDGAFLPNGDLLLLERRFRLSDGVGMRIRRIAADDIKPGAVVDGEVLLDADMSHQIDNMEGMDIVAMPDGDVHIIVVSDDNHSILQRNLMLEFRFAGLD